A window from Malania oleifera isolate guangnan ecotype guangnan chromosome 7, ASM2987363v1, whole genome shotgun sequence encodes these proteins:
- the LOC131159485 gene encoding 26S proteasome non-ATPase regulatory subunit 6 homolog, which produces MEGQEGPQQPHLVLAHKLFLLTHSDVQDIEKVRLREEVFSYVKSDDMAPLYETLAADSVLELDQAVLDSMRAKNDDEVKKLDEKIADAEENLGESEVREAHLAKSLFYIRIGDKDKALEQLKLTESKTVAVGQKMDLVFYTLQLGFFDMDFDLISKSIDKAKNLFEEGGDWERKNRLKVYEGLFCMSTRNFKKAATLFLDSISTFTTYELFPYDTFIFYTVLTSIISLDRVSLKQKVVDAPEILTVIGKIPYLSEFLNSLYDCQYKSFFLAFAGLSEQIKFDRYLHPHFRYYMREVRTVVYSQFLESYKSVTIEAMAKAFGVTVEFIDLELSRFIAAGKLHCKIDKVAGVLETNRPDAKNALYQATIKQGDFLLNRIQKLSRVIDL; this is translated from the exons ATGGAAGGCCAAGAAGGACCTCAGCAGCCTCACCTGGTGCTGGCTCACAAGCTTTTCCTCCTCACCCACTCCGACGTCCAAGATATTGAGAAGGTCCGTCTCCGGGAAGAGGTTTTCTCCTACGTCAAATCGGACG ATATGGCCCCGCTTTACGAAACCCTAGCGGCCGACTCGGTGCTGGAATTGGATCAAGCCGTTTTGGACTCGATGCGTGCGAAGAACGATGATGAAGTCAAGAAGCTTGACGAAAA GATAGCTGATGCTGAAGAGAATTTAGGTGAAAGTGAAGTTCGAGAAGCTCATTTAGCTAAATCCTTGTTTTACATTCGGATTGGTGACAAg GACAAGGCATTGGAGCAGCTGAAGTTAACAGAAAGCAAGACAGTAGCAGTTGGGCAAAAGATGGATCTTGTGTTTTATACACTACAGCTAGGGTTTTTTGACATGGATTTTGATCTGATTTCTAAAAGCATTGATAAAGCAAAGAA CTTGTTTGAAGAGGGAGGTGATTGGGAAAGAAAAAACCGTTTGAAGGTGTACGAGGGCTTGTTCTGCATGTCCACTCGAAATTTTAAGAAGGCAGCCACATTATTTTTAGACTCCATCTCAACCTTCACAACCTATGAACTTTTCCCATATGACACCTTCATATTTTACACAGTTCTGACCAGCATTATATCACTGGATAGAGTCTCTTTGAAGCAGAAG GTAGTAGATGCTCCTGAGATCTTAACAGTGATTGGGAAGATTCCATATCTTTCAGAGTTTTTAAACTCTCTATATGATTGccaatacaaatcatttttcttAGCATTTG CTGGTCTTTCGGAGCAAATCAAATTTGATCGCTATTTGCATCCACATTTCCGGTATTATATGAGGGAAGTCAGAACAGTGGTTTACTCGCAGTTTTTGGAATCATACAAGAGTGTTACAATAGAAGCAATGGCAAAGGCATTTGGGGTGACGGTGGAGTTCATTGATTT GGAGCTGTCACGCTTTATTGCTGCAGGGAAGCTTCACTGCAAGATAGACAAAGTAGCAGGTGTTCTCGAGACTAATCGTCCCGATGCCAAAAATGCTCTCTATCAAGCAACTATAAAGCAAGGAGACTTCTTGTTAAACCGGATCCAGAAGCTGTCCCGTGTGATTGATCTGTAA